Genomic DNA from Solanum pennellii chromosome 3, SPENNV200:
GATTCCACCCTTCTCCAAGTCCATTCGTAGAAAATGGGCAGCCCTATGCGCTTCATGTGTGAGAGAATTGCTATCGTTTTCTGCTTTGTTCACTGCCTTGTATATACTATGGTTTGTATTAAGATACTGCATACCAAGGAGcaaaaaagtcaaaaaaccAATTCTGAGAATCTTCCAAAGCAACTACATCTTGAAGAGAATCCATCACTGGCAAGTGACATTTCCAGAATAAGACTACCCTTATGAACATTGCCAGCTTGGAGACAGTTTTGATTCCGCAACCCCcccgggggggggggggggggggNNNNNNNNNNNNNNNNNNNNNNNNNNNNNNNNNNNNNNNNNNNNNNNNNNNNNNNNNNNNNNNNNNNNNNNNNNNNNNNNNNNNNNNNNNNNNNNNNNNNNNNNNNNNNNNNNNNNNNNNNNNNNNNNNNNNNNNNNNNNNNNNNNNNNNNNNNNNNNNNNNNNNNNNNNNNNNNNNNNNNNNNNNNNNNNNNNNNNNNNNNNNNNNNNNNNNNNNNNNNNNNNNNNNNNNNNNNNNNNNNNNNNNNNNNNNNNNNNNNNNNNNNNNNNNNNNNNNNNNggggggggggggggggggggggggggggggggggggaggtagAACAGGTTCTACATGAGGGTGGATTTACTTTTACCTCTTCATTTTCTACTTGGTATTAATCTGATGCTCTAGTTGCTAATTTGACAAAGACATGTGCAAAGGATAATCAGTGCAATATGACTCACAGGGAGGTAAAAGAACTTTACATTAAATTTAGCTAACCTAATAGACCACGAATAAACCAAATCCAGATCACGTCAAACTTCAGGAGTCTACTGAAGTTTAGTCTAGTTATTGGCAACCATCAAGTGCGAGAAAAAACAAAGATCAAAAAGTGTATCAAGGAGCATACACCAAATGAGACAGTCAAGTGacataaaatgtataaaatccTAATGATCCTACTTTTTTCTACCATTAGATAGTTCAACTATTTATTCTTTGACATCACTAGCTAGCTGAAATTTGAGGCAATTTAGATCCAATACAACAGTCAGTGTAACGTCATTTTATATTCCTTCAACTTTTTTAAGTCTAAAATGGATCTCCAGGTTTTACTTTCCCGTAGAGAGTGGGTAAGAGCTCTTGGATGGTAGGGAATTATACAGCATAAGCAGctattttcaaatttgatataaccagcaagattaaaaaaaaagtcaataaaCCCAATCAAATTTCAGGAACCTTACGTGTAAAAACTCATTTACTCTCAAGGATGCCTTGCTTGCCTCATTAACAAACTCCCTAAAACGTgacaatttttatgtaagtACTCAAAGCAATTGAAAAGAAGATCAGAAACTGTAGATACGGATGCATAGTTTATTTCAGTCCTAGTTCACCACCTGTCTGGATGAGTATGTCTGCACAATTCAGCTGAATCAATTACTGAGCACACCTATCAAATTAAACAGGTCAGTTATGGTCTGGCGACGTCTTGTTTCAACAAAAGCAGAATTAGACCACAAAAACCCAAACTTACAGTATCAGAAATCTCATCCATTGCACGGATAATTTTGGGAGATGAGGGCATGCCAGCGATATAGTTCACAAGTTCTTGTGACCTATTAAGCATATGAAATTTTTCTATCAAACACGTGGAGGACATGAAACAGCAAACACTTCTTTAATTCCATATGAAGTACAGTAATTTCTGTGACATTGCAATAAAAGACAAGCGAAACAATCGACGAACGAAAGTAGAGGATTTTTGCTATTTGTTTTGTAAATGCTTACCTCTCAATAGCATCGTCAACAAATCGTTGGAAGCCTTTGGGAGTTTTCAAATGATGAAAGCCGTAGAGGCCCGTCTCTTTGATTGAGGGAGCTTTAGATGTTGAAATGTGGATGAAGTTGGAGTTGGCTCGTACATGAGCAACGGCGGACTTGCGAATTAGAGCGTGCATGACGACTGGCGTTCGCCGTAGACGAAACTGCTAACTCTAAACAACGAGGTTCTGCTCCTCTTGTTCGCTCAATCTGCAGAAGGGGCCGGCTGTAATCGGTGTCCAAGTAGTAGAAACTGGAAACTGGAAACTGGAAACCGGGAAAAGAAGTCCGGTGAGAAATAGCGTTTATCGGCTTCATAAAGCGTTCTCGCAGAAGGTCTAATGACAATTTTGAccgaaaataacaaaaatgccCCTTGTTATATTACTacacattttaaacttaaaaaaaaaagtaaggaaGCATACCTACCAGAGTTCCAAATGGTCTTCTTCCCCTCCAATTCAATTCAAGCAAAGAAAGTGACTTtcctatattaaaaaaataaggaaaatatttttcaaattctctTCCAATTTTCACTAACCAATCCAATTCAGACTTCAAATTCAATTCCCGACCCTCAATCAGAACTCAGACTCCTGACCTCGCCTCCAACTCAACCTAGGACATAACTCGTATGCCAAATTCAGTCCCACCGTGTGGTCAAGTTAGTCAGATCTCGACCTAGtttgagattatgattaaggttTATTAGGTATAGAGGTGTGGATGGGGTCGTAGTCGAATCATGAATTAGGGTTAGGTCAAGGTCAAGTTGAGGATCAAGTTTTAGTCGAGGTCAAGGTCAGGGGTCGAGTCTAGAGTTTCAAGTCAGAGTTAGGAGTCTGTCTAGGGGGTCCGAAGTTGGGACGGGAGTGTGGTCCCAGGTCTCAGGTTTGAGTCGAGTTTCAGGATGAATCAGGGTTGGGGCCAGGTCGAATCTCGAGTTGTGGTCAATATAAGTGCTCGGATTTGTgttaattgttatatttatcCATATTATACTTAAATATCTTTGgaattctattttttcttaCTAATGAAGCAACATGAAATGTTTTGTAGTTTCCttccaaacacaccctaaaatATTTGCTTGTCAAAGATAGCTGCCAAGTTAACTACCCATATGGTCGCAGTAGTTGGAAGCACGTAATATAGTGAATTAACCAACTGTGTCCATTACTCCATTTCCAATACACCCCTCTCCCTGCGTGTCACCCTCTAACTTCCCCCTTTCCCGCGAAAATCTCCctcttcttcaaactctttaATCTTCTCCCCTTAATTATCCTAAAATCTGGATTTCCCAATCCCAATTTCCATTTTAGTATCACATTTCTCTCacttaattaaacaaaattgatgATTAGCGATATCAATTACTTCTTTGATCACCATGCAATTATGAACCGGATCGTTAATCCTACAATCAACTACAATGTCGACGACTCCCGCTAATCTCGAGCTTGAGAAAAACAAACTAAATCCGATCGCCACAGCTTCGCATTCTTCCCACCGGAGCCAAGCGCCTTCAACGTCGCCGTCCGTCAATCTAAAGCTAAGAAAGATTCCTTCAAAACCGGGACATCATCCAGTTGCTGAAGATAGTCTTCCTGATGAAGACGCTAATGAGGAGGGAGATCATGAAAGCAGAACTGAAACATCGTTCACGAACGAGGCTTCAGTTCTCGGCCTAAACCATATAAGGACTCGTTCCTCTCCATCACCTCTTAGGGCTTGCAATTCTTTCGTAACTCCATTTGATGGAGTCGACAGCGTAGGCTCTAAATCATCCTCCGTTGTTCAACATCCTGCTGAAAATTCTTCCGAACAAGGTGGATTTTGCGTTCCCTTTAATTCTATCCTTGTGAAAGAAATATTAAGATTCTCGGGCTTGTTTGGATGCAGTAATTTGGATTTTGTATATCTCAATTTAAAACCTGGAATATTTTCACCTCTTTGGATCTGAAATCTCAAATAACTTTGTAACTTGTAAATGTGAAATACCTTCTTAAATCTAAATGTCTCCATCCATATAGGTCATAAGAGAATTCGGAAACAACCTATGATCCCTTGTCTTTATACTGAAAGAAAACCAGTTATTTACAAATGTGGTGGCTGCGGAAGATTGtttgagaattttaaaatttaacatgAGAAATCACTGAAGAAACATATAACTACCACTCTGAATAGTGCATAATTTTTCAGGTAAAAAAGTTCCATGGAGTCAGTCAAGACCTTTGAAAGTGCCGCCACCAAGTATTTCAAGTGCAGAGGTGAACTCACCTTTTactttatttccttttgtttcatgattttatattcCTTTTGGAAAAGGTTAATTCGATCATTTGGTAAAGCAAATTCATtgtaatttttctcaaaataggGAAGTCATGCAGCTTCTTCCAAGGAAATGCAATCTCCACGTTTTCAGGCTATACTGCGAGCTACCAGTGGTCGTAGAAAGAGAGTTCCAGATATCAAGAGCTTCTCTCATGAACTAAATTCAAAAGGAGTCCGCCCATTTCCATTTTGGAAGTCTCGTGCTCTAGGGCGTATGGAAGtatgttttgatttttcttagcTCCCGTTATTCCACATTTGCTGCCTGAGGCCCTTTACATGCTTATCCTTTTTTTACTGTCTGATATGCCATTCACAGGAAATTATGGTGATGGTTCGAGCaaaatttgacaaattaaaGGAAGAGGTCAATTCTGACCTAGGCATATTTGCAGGAGATTTGGTTGGGATACTTGAGAAGACTTCAGAATCTCATCCTGAATGGAGAGAGAGTTTGGAAGATTTGCTGGTTACAGCAAGGCGTTGCACTAAGATGCCACCAAGTGAATTCTGGTCAAAGTGTGAAGGCATTGTTCAGACTCTAGATGACCACCGTCAAGAGTTACCTGTGGGAACCGTAAAGCAAGCGCACACCCGCCTTCTGTTTATTCTCACTCGTTGCACTAGACTTGTGCAGTTTCAGAAGGAGAGTGGTTATGATGAAGACCACATTTTGTCTTTTCACCAACTTAGTGACCTTGGATTTTATCCAGAACGAATTAGTGGATCAAAAAGCCAGGACTTAAGTGCAAGAAGAGGTCAAAAGTATCTAGGATACGAGCAAAGCAATCTGCCTGTTAAACATGACCGCAGAAATGAAGTCGGAGATACCTTGGAGGTTAGCACTGCAAAAAGCGTTGCTTCTTCTGCTGCAAACAGCTATAGAATGTCGTCATGGAAAAAGCTTCCTTCTGCAGCTGACAAAAGCCGCAGGGGCAATGACTCTGCTGAAACCACCCCATCCAAGGACAAGACTGATAGTCTGCAACACAAAGAGGAGATGGCTCATTTTGGAAACACTCCATTATGCCCTCCTGAGAATTCTGAGGAAACTTCAAAGGTTAAGAAGGTAAATTGGGGAATGTGGGATCAACCTTGCTTGTCATATGAAGATTCATTTATTTGTCGAATATGCGAAGTTGAAATACCAACTGTATACGTAGAACAGCACTCAAGAATATGTACAATTGCTGATAGATGTGATTTGAAGGGATGGACAGTAAATGAACGATTAGAAAGAGTTGTGGATACTCTTGAAAGAATACTTGAATCATGGACTCCAAAGAGTACAGACACAGGGGCAGGAAGTCCTGATGTATCAAGAGGGTCTACTTTGAATATGCCTGAAGAGTTGAATGCCTTGTTAGTCAAGCAGAATGGCTTGTCTCAACGATGCTCTGAAGACATGCTAGATTGTCTTCCTGAGTCTGATAGTAGATGTCTTCTGGAAAATGCCAACAGCTTGACTGACATATCTAAAAAACAGTTATTAGCTGGGAGCTTAACACCCAGGTCACCTTTAGTGACTCCACGAACTGGTCAGATTGAGCTGATGCTGAGTGGACGCATAACAGTATCTGAACATGAAAGTTATCAGCAGGTatagaaaatgaaatgaaatttatggTACTTTCCACTCACTTCTGGATGTTTTCTTGAGGTTACTCATTTTAATCTTACCGTTACATTTGCAATCTACTACATACAGCTaaaatcatttttctcaaacctCTACATATTGCTGCTTGTGCTTCTTTTCGATAACTGTTAAGAAAGATATAATGTACACTAAAGTATACAAACTATAAAGAATCTGTTTTTgtttaaagtatatttttagcCCAAATTTAACTATTTGTGCTATGGAGAGTAGGACATCCCAATCTAAGACAAGAAACTTTTTCTTGGGCAAAGGCTGGTCTTTTTCTTATGCCCCAATACAGGTCATTATCGCAAAGTTGGTTTCTTCTTATTGACATTTACAGGATTTggtgttttttcttttcatcagTTATAGATATTTTAGCCTTTTTGTGGTATACATTGTTTTATCTGTTAAGGTTCTAGAAATCATTCATCAAAGTTGCCTATCATATATTTTCAACTGTTATTGCCTCCTTGTCTGgctcaaatatttttaatattcttgATGGGAAGTTCAGCTAATTCATATGGTGACTGATGTTCTAGTAAGAAAGTTCTATGATTGAGAGATTGTTGAGCCTTTATCTGTTTCTGTATAATTGACAGTTAATGTAATTCTGCTAGTTCTCGTTTTATAGGTTATTTTCTAGATTTGAGTTAACTTTAGTGGTTTCTTGGTAATATGAATTTGGAAGAAATTGTGTGGGAGGACTATGACAGAATAATTATCCCTGTTGCTTTGAacgaaaaaaaatctaaaaatggTAAAAGAGCTGATATCTAGCAATTATGAGATACCAATATCAAACTGAGTAAAGTGCTATGGTTTTATTGTATGTGGTAGCTGGagttcaattaaaaataaatcatcaatgaagTGTGGCAGTAATACAAAGGAATATTTTGGAACATGATGCACTGGCGACGTATCTTGGATTTTTACTGAAGggctttgaaaaataaaaatgtactcTTTGAGATTTGAACTTGGAACTCGAGCTGAATTTTGAATTCCAGAACTTACTAAGACAACCTCTAGTATTATGTTTAGggaattcaaaatatttatatatacaaaaaaaattaaaaaaattaccttatatatacaatgtaattttttgCATAGGGGTTCGTGTCAACACCCTCCCGTCCCCTAGATCCTGCCCTGACAAGAAGGACAAGGATTTCCTTGTGCCAAGTCCTTTTGGTTCATTTACATAGTTGATACCCCTTTCAGAAGAATTTCAACTACATGTGTGTGCTCTTTCGCTCTCCCCCCAAGTCTTTTTTTGGTCCAGGGCATGGTTAGCGTGTCCTTCAGAAGAGAGTTCTCTTGAAAATTGCCTCTTCCAAACTTCatcttttctctctctcttctgGCTACCTCCTGTACTTCTAtgttttattttactattaattcCCTAGAACCCAATAATCAAACAGGCAGCAGTCccatattgttattattataaactATGGCAAACTTGTGCAGCATGCTCATATTTTGGAATAAtacttttcttttgtattttacaTGAATTTGTTTGCAAAAACTTAATGTAATTAAGAGTgttctcaagaaaaaaaaaaggtagatTGTGCGCATAAAGACATGGGATGCAGTACCGCAAATGGACCAAGTTAGCCCTAAAATGTTGAAGTTAGTAGCAGGAACTTGAGGATGAACCTCAGGTTTTCATATGTAGGAGTATTGAACCACGAACGAAGCTACTATTGGGGTTTGCATCTTTATAAACAGTATAAGTTGTTgatcattattttcatattctaGTTGTTGTCATAGTTTTGACATTTGTACTCCTAGTACCACCTACTTGCGGTTTAAATAGTATAGGCTCCTTGTTTGTCAATTGGATGTTGATTAAGTATTATATTGTGGAGAATCATGGCAGATAAATAAGCTATTGGATATTGCTCGATCAGTTTCCAATGCAAACAACAATGATTAC
This window encodes:
- the LOC107015508 gene encoding probable serine/threonine protein kinase IRE; this translates as MSTTPANLELEKNKLNPIATASHSSHRSQAPSTSPSVNLKLRKIPSKPGHHPVAEDSLPDEDANEEGDHESRTETSFTNEASVLGLNHIRTRSSPSPLRACNSFVTPFDGVDSVGSKSSSVVQHPAENSSEQGKKVPWSQSRPLKVPPPSISSAEGSHAASSKEMQSPRFQAILRATSGRRKRVPDIKSFSHELNSKGVRPFPFWKSRALGRMEEIMVMVRAKFDKLKEEVNSDLGIFAGDLVGILEKTSESHPEWRESLEDLLVTARRCTKMPPSEFWSKCEGIVQTLDDHRQELPVGTVKQAHTRLLFILTRCTRLVQFQKESGYDEDHILSFHQLSDLGFYPERISGSKSQDLSARRGQKYLGYEQSNLPVKHDRRNEVGDTLEVSTAKSVASSAANSYRMSSWKKLPSAADKSRRGNDSAETTPSKDKTDSLQHKEEMAHFGNTPLCPPENSEETSKVKKVNWGMWDQPCLSYEDSFICRICEVEIPTVYVEQHSRICTIADRCDLKGWTVNERLERVVDTLERILESWTPKSTDTGAGSPDVSRGSTLNMPEELNALLVKQNGLSQRCSEDMLDCLPESDSRCLLENANSLTDISKKQLLAGSLTPRSPLVTPRTGQIELMLSGRITVSEHESYQQINKLLDIARSVSNANNNDYSTLEYLLDRLEDLKYAIQDRKVDALVVETFGRRIEKLLQEKYILLCGHIEDERVDPSNATGDEDSSTEDDSSRSMRASPINTLSKERTSIEDFEIIKPISRGAFGRVFLARKRATGDLFAIKVLKKADMIRKNSVESILAERDILISVRNPFVVRFFYSFTCRENLYLVMEYLNGGDLFSLLRNLGCLEEDMARIYIAELVLALEYLHSLNIIHRDLKPDNLLISPSGHIKLTDFGLSKVGLINSTDDLAGPSVPSSAYLGENRSKMDENSIKREQRQKNAVVGTPDYLAPEILLGMGHGATADWWSVGVILFELLVGIPPFNAEHPQQIFDNIINRDIPWPKIPEEMSLEAYDLINKLLNENPIQRLGATGSGEVKRLPFFRDINWDTLARQKATFVPSADAHDTSYFMSRYIWNPEDENVNGGSDFYELSESGSASFGSSSYSNPQDEEGDECGNLADFSTPSLNVNYSFSNFSFKNLSQLASINYDLIGKNSKESVEAANPLVP